In a genomic window of Akkermansia massiliensis:
- the rsgA gene encoding ribosome small subunit-dependent GTPase A, whose product MIHLNAYGWNEKLSRLKRESTYSALPHGRIAIVHRTCYEIVAENGVFQCELRGNMMYEKPAFELPCTGDWVIFQPFDETKGIIVDVLPHERTLYRKKSGTVSDRQAIASYVDKAFIVQSLDDNFNIRRAERFMVQILEEGIKPVLVLNKADLGFDRQGIEEQVKHLERRMPVFFTSIHEPQSILRLRESIPEGETVVFVGSSGVGKSSLVNALCGKPVLSTSHISSSTGKGRHTSTRREMVLMDGSGVLIDTPGVREFGLAIGQPGSLAEALDISDFAAACRFKNCGHIHEPGCAVLEAVNTGLLDREVYESYLKLRREAEYFSASEHDKRKKGKSLSKLVEEVKKRNSKF is encoded by the coding sequence ATGATTCATTTAAATGCTTACGGCTGGAATGAGAAGTTAAGCCGGCTCAAACGGGAATCTACGTACAGCGCCCTGCCCCATGGCCGCATCGCCATCGTGCACAGGACGTGTTATGAGATCGTGGCGGAGAACGGAGTGTTCCAGTGCGAATTAAGGGGAAACATGATGTATGAAAAACCAGCCTTTGAACTGCCCTGCACGGGCGACTGGGTGATTTTCCAGCCCTTTGATGAAACGAAAGGAATCATCGTCGATGTGCTGCCCCATGAACGGACCCTGTACCGCAAGAAAAGCGGAACGGTTTCCGACAGGCAGGCCATCGCCTCTTACGTGGACAAGGCATTCATTGTCCAGAGCCTGGATGATAATTTCAATATCCGCAGAGCCGAGCGTTTCATGGTTCAGATATTGGAAGAGGGAATCAAACCCGTACTGGTGCTGAACAAGGCCGATCTAGGGTTTGACAGGCAGGGCATTGAAGAACAGGTCAAACACCTGGAGCGCCGGATGCCTGTATTTTTTACAAGCATTCATGAACCCCAGTCGATTCTACGGCTACGGGAGTCCATTCCGGAAGGGGAAACAGTGGTGTTTGTCGGTTCCTCAGGCGTCGGGAAAAGTTCCCTGGTGAATGCGCTGTGCGGAAAACCGGTCCTGTCCACCTCCCATATAAGCTCCTCCACGGGCAAAGGACGGCACACGTCCACCCGCCGGGAAATGGTATTGATGGACGGTTCGGGCGTTTTAATAGACACTCCGGGCGTCCGGGAATTCGGCCTGGCGATCGGCCAGCCCGGTTCCCTTGCAGAAGCGCTGGATATTTCCGACTTCGCGGCGGCATGCCGTTTCAAGAATTGCGGGCATATCCATGAGCCCGGATGCGCCGTCCTGGAAGCAGTGAACACCGGCCTGCTGGACCGCGAGGTTTATGAAAGCTATCTGAAGCTCCGGCGGGAAGCGGAATACTTTTCCGCTTCGGAACATGATAAGCGCAAAAAGGGAAAATCCCTTTCCAAACTCGTAGAGGAAGTGAAGAAGCGGAATTCCAAATTCTAA
- a CDS encoding class I SAM-dependent methyltransferase, whose product MSNKNKTIHEFDFNFICEYFSRLERQGPGSPEATLKALGFIDNLTGQSCIADLGCGTGGQTRTLAAHVQGSVTGLDLFPDFIRIFNRQATQSGLQDRVEGIVGSMDKLPFAEEELDLIWSEGAIYNIGFERGLNEWRKFLKPGGYLAISESSWFTAERPEEIHRFWMDMYPEIDTIPNKIAQIQRAGYVPVASFILPESCWTEHYYAPQVPVQEMFLHQYPGNEAAAELVASLRHEEELYRRYKEFYGYVFYIAKKMEQ is encoded by the coding sequence ATGAGTAATAAAAACAAAACAATTCACGAATTCGATTTCAATTTCATCTGCGAATATTTCTCGCGCCTGGAACGGCAGGGCCCCGGCAGCCCGGAGGCTACCCTCAAGGCCCTCGGCTTCATTGACAATCTGACCGGACAATCCTGCATCGCCGACCTCGGCTGCGGCACGGGCGGACAGACCAGGACGCTTGCCGCACATGTTCAGGGAAGCGTTACGGGGCTTGACCTGTTCCCGGATTTCATCCGCATCTTCAACCGCCAGGCAACGCAGTCAGGCTTGCAGGACAGGGTAGAAGGCATCGTCGGTTCCATGGACAAGCTCCCTTTTGCAGAAGAAGAACTGGACCTGATCTGGTCGGAAGGGGCCATTTACAACATCGGCTTTGAACGGGGGCTGAACGAATGGCGCAAGTTCCTGAAACCGGGAGGCTACCTGGCCATTTCCGAAAGCTCGTGGTTTACCGCGGAACGTCCGGAAGAGATTCACCGCTTCTGGATGGACATGTATCCGGAGATAGACACCATACCCAATAAGATAGCCCAGATACAGAGGGCCGGGTACGTGCCTGTCGCTTCCTTCATTCTGCCGGAAAGCTGCTGGACGGAGCATTATTACGCTCCGCAGGTTCCCGTGCAGGAAATGTTCCTTCATCAATATCCGGGAAATGAAGCCGCCGCGGAATTAGTCGCATCCCTGCGCCATGAAGAGGAATTATACCGCAGGTACAAGGAATTCTACGGCTACGTGTTTTACATCGCAAAAAAGATGGAACAATGA
- a CDS encoding MFS transporter has translation MSALPAQSRYIIGTEACERFSFYGMKSILMLYMTGHLLMSENWATATLHVFAGMVYLLPLAGAWLADKVWGRYKTILYISLLYCVGHGVLATADLFHTIEARRYILMTGLFIIALGAGGIKPCVSAFMGDQIPNKSPQLMTKAFNAFYWAINLGSFFSFLVIPAMEQHYGYSWAFAVPGIFMGIATFVFWLGRKKYHRTPPERNNGRAGFWKVLFIVLFHGGWKNAEQRCGASAVEDARHILKILSIFVFIIPFWSIFEQTASSWVAQGSRMIPLSIPLPGGGDWSIGPAQIQAANPIFVMVFIPLITVFVYPKVVTLARPLVRLGTGLALSSVTFLIVAFLQYRLEGGASMSIAWQLIPYCVLTISEILLSTTGLEFAYTQAPLHLKSVITSFWNLTIFAGNMLVAAITFFLSNGESANAISTDRFILYAILAAVVAVAYSFRARRYGKTE, from the coding sequence ATGAGCGCCCTCCCTGCCCAGTCCAGGTACATCATCGGAACGGAAGCCTGCGAACGCTTCAGCTTCTACGGCATGAAGTCCATCCTCATGCTGTACATGACGGGCCACCTGCTGATGAGCGAAAACTGGGCCACCGCCACCCTCCACGTCTTCGCGGGAATGGTTTACCTGCTTCCCCTGGCGGGCGCATGGCTGGCGGACAAGGTATGGGGCCGGTACAAGACCATTCTTTACATTTCCCTGCTTTACTGCGTAGGGCACGGAGTCCTGGCCACGGCGGACCTCTTCCATACCATTGAAGCGCGCCGTTACATCCTGATGACGGGCCTGTTCATCATCGCGCTGGGCGCGGGAGGCATCAAGCCCTGCGTCTCCGCCTTCATGGGGGACCAGATTCCGAATAAATCCCCGCAGTTGATGACCAAGGCCTTCAATGCCTTTTACTGGGCTATCAACCTGGGCTCCTTCTTCTCCTTCCTGGTCATTCCGGCCATGGAACAGCATTACGGGTACAGTTGGGCGTTTGCCGTTCCGGGCATTTTCATGGGCATCGCCACCTTCGTCTTCTGGCTGGGCCGCAAGAAGTACCACAGAACGCCGCCTGAACGCAACAACGGCCGCGCCGGCTTCTGGAAAGTGCTCTTCATCGTCCTGTTCCACGGGGGCTGGAAGAATGCGGAGCAACGCTGCGGAGCTTCCGCCGTGGAGGACGCCCGGCACATCCTGAAAATCCTCTCCATCTTTGTCTTCATCATTCCCTTCTGGTCCATCTTTGAACAGACGGCCTCCTCCTGGGTGGCCCAGGGCAGCAGGATGATTCCCCTTTCCATCCCGCTCCCGGGCGGCGGAGACTGGTCCATCGGGCCGGCGCAAATCCAGGCGGCCAATCCCATTTTCGTGATGGTGTTCATTCCACTGATCACCGTATTCGTCTATCCGAAGGTGGTGACGCTGGCGCGGCCCCTGGTGCGCCTTGGAACGGGGCTGGCCCTGAGCTCCGTGACGTTCCTGATTGTCGCTTTCCTGCAATACAGGCTGGAGGGAGGAGCCTCCATGTCCATCGCGTGGCAATTGATCCCCTACTGCGTACTCACCATTTCCGAGATCCTGCTCAGCACCACCGGCCTCGAATTCGCCTACACGCAGGCTCCGCTGCATTTGAAAAGCGTCATCACCAGCTTCTGGAACCTCACCATCTTTGCAGGCAACATGCTGGTGGCCGCCATCACCTTTTTCCTGTCCAACGGAGAATCCGCCAACGCCATCTCCACGGACCGCTTCATCCTGTACGCCATACTCGCCGCCGTGGTGGCGGTGGCCTATTCCTTCCGGGCGCGCAGGTACGGAAAGACGGAGTAG
- a CDS encoding peptidylprolyl isomerase, which yields MLDYLRKHTIVIMAAMALVFVGLMFIGGDVSGGSLTGMFKQTFVSVDGKSYGEKDYNSMGRTGLSVAFSFPSTFGPLLQDNFSSEESLRELCHLLKTNNPNAAFLAYRGIIRREASRLGLTPNTTEIDDAICNIPEFQDEKGVFDPRKYDNFISMRGNMGKKLQEELLRGLMEDTISLVRIKDVLTGGISVESGFAEAVAESNSQQITVNTAFLEKSAFRPKTDPGEEEIKTFWDKHKENYKNEEARFFTVYTFTPAGDAQAPKPGDISNATMETMNLVENDIWEPLNATNGRNMDQAISEALAKTPDVCKMEKKSYTAVTRKNAPQEINQPINQSASDGRSATLLDVAFSLTGAPALNADADAKAIEEARAKTGAEQISTMQVLENGQVVLVRLEGVTPVKALPYETARNSARADLLESMTVESMNKAAAELNTELQKAEKPVEQFNAIAGKAGAKTAAYGPFINPNALLSSVNLQNARSQEELQALLDRAMNSRLAPPKELPVPEEVFQAVSVINPGRMAQPINTGDGILLTQLVKRELEDTPEFQIKATQQIAPALTAQAKSMIMLDWLKACIAQYKVEIAPILNQER from the coding sequence ATGTTAGATTACTTACGTAAACATACAATCGTCATCATGGCAGCCATGGCCCTGGTGTTTGTGGGCCTCATGTTCATCGGCGGGGACGTAAGCGGCGGCTCCCTGACCGGCATGTTCAAGCAAACCTTCGTTTCCGTGGACGGCAAGTCTTACGGAGAAAAGGATTACAACAGCATGGGCAGAACCGGCCTGTCCGTGGCTTTCTCCTTCCCTTCCACCTTCGGCCCGCTGCTCCAGGACAATTTCAGCTCGGAAGAAAGCCTGCGGGAACTCTGCCACCTGCTGAAAACGAATAATCCCAACGCCGCTTTCCTGGCCTACCGCGGCATCATCCGCAGGGAGGCGAGCCGGCTGGGCCTGACGCCCAATACTACGGAGATTGACGACGCCATCTGCAACATTCCCGAATTCCAGGATGAGAAGGGCGTCTTCGACCCCCGGAAGTACGACAATTTCATTTCCATGCGCGGCAACATGGGCAAGAAGCTTCAGGAGGAACTGCTGCGCGGCCTGATGGAAGACACCATCAGCCTGGTGCGCATCAAGGATGTGCTGACCGGCGGCATTTCCGTGGAATCCGGCTTTGCCGAAGCCGTGGCGGAGTCCAACAGCCAGCAGATCACGGTCAACACCGCCTTCCTGGAAAAGAGCGCCTTCCGTCCCAAGACGGACCCGGGAGAAGAGGAAATCAAAACCTTCTGGGACAAGCACAAGGAAAATTACAAGAACGAGGAAGCCCGCTTCTTCACCGTGTACACCTTCACCCCCGCGGGCGATGCCCAGGCTCCCAAGCCCGGCGATATTTCCAACGCCACCATGGAAACCATGAACCTGGTGGAAAATGACATCTGGGAACCGCTGAACGCCACCAACGGCAGGAACATGGACCAGGCCATCAGTGAAGCCCTGGCCAAGACTCCCGACGTCTGCAAGATGGAGAAGAAGTCCTACACGGCCGTGACGCGCAAGAATGCGCCCCAGGAAATCAACCAGCCGATCAACCAGTCCGCCTCCGACGGACGCAGCGCCACCCTGCTGGACGTGGCCTTCTCCCTGACGGGAGCCCCCGCCCTGAATGCGGATGCGGACGCCAAGGCCATTGAAGAAGCGCGCGCCAAGACCGGAGCCGAACAGATCAGCACCATGCAGGTGCTGGAAAACGGACAGGTCGTCCTGGTCCGCCTGGAAGGCGTTACCCCGGTAAAGGCGCTGCCTTATGAAACCGCCCGCAACAGCGCCCGCGCTGACCTGCTGGAAAGCATGACCGTGGAATCCATGAACAAAGCCGCCGCCGAACTCAACACGGAATTGCAGAAGGCTGAAAAGCCCGTGGAACAGTTCAACGCCATCGCCGGGAAGGCCGGAGCCAAGACCGCCGCCTACGGTCCCTTCATCAATCCGAACGCCCTCCTGAGCAGCGTCAACCTCCAAAACGCCAGAAGCCAGGAAGAACTCCAGGCCCTTCTGGACCGCGCCATGAATTCCCGCCTGGCTCCGCCCAAGGAACTCCCGGTCCCTGAAGAAGTATTCCAGGCGGTTTCCGTCATTAACCCCGGCCGGATGGCCCAGCCCATCAACACGGGGGACGGCATCCTGCTGACCCAGCTCGTCAAGCGCGAACTGGAGGATACGCCGGAGTTCCAGATCAAGGCCACCCAGCAGATTGCCCCGGCCCTGACCGCCCAGGCCAAATCCATGATCATGCTGGACTGGCTGAAAGCGTGCATCGCCCAGTACAAGGTGGAGATCGCCCCCATCCTGAACCAGGAACGCTAA
- the sufT gene encoding putative Fe-S cluster assembly protein SufT — MLNQVVELKREVTAVQIPSGDVLTLPEGERVYITQILGGSYTVATDHGLARISRENADALGAEAAEASPEAAELDENATLEERVWDTLKCVYDPEIPVDIVNLGLIYDVTVIELENGLHHVAVKMTLTAPGCGMGPHLVMEAKDRIEALEGVEAADVEMVWDPPWNQDMVSEEGRMKLGLI, encoded by the coding sequence ATGCTGAACCAGGTAGTAGAACTCAAAAGAGAAGTGACGGCGGTCCAGATCCCCAGCGGGGATGTGCTCACGCTGCCGGAGGGGGAACGCGTGTATATCACCCAGATACTGGGCGGCTCCTATACCGTGGCTACGGACCATGGCCTGGCCCGCATCTCCAGGGAAAATGCGGACGCCCTGGGAGCGGAAGCGGCGGAAGCCTCCCCGGAGGCGGCTGAACTGGATGAAAACGCCACGCTTGAAGAACGGGTATGGGATACGCTGAAATGCGTGTACGATCCGGAAATCCCCGTGGACATCGTCAACCTGGGCCTGATTTACGACGTGACCGTCATCGAGCTGGAAAACGGCCTGCATCACGTGGCGGTCAAAATGACTCTTACGGCGCCCGGCTGCGGCATGGGACCCCATCTGGTGATGGAGGCCAAGGACCGCATTGAAGCGCTGGAAGGCGTGGAGGCCGCGGATGTGGAAATGGTGTGGGACCCCCCCTGGAACCAGGACATGGTCAGTGAGGAAGGCAGGATGAAACTCGGATTGATCTGA
- a CDS encoding DUF3472 domain-containing protein: MRLFSATAVVCAALFSGTTLLHAQEDPELLAKRQCRSVHVMQQGHPAQASALYNEVKAKTSVPGTYFCAMNFDDGYIGFQEQSNGKKVIIFSIWDPVAHGDNPNSVPEEERTKLVKLGENARSGRFGGEGTGGQSFVDYPWTVGENMRFLVCVKKMGKFKEISGYYFNNKDKSWDLISKWKTHSSEKELSFSVGFVEDFMRNFESAKKARGAFFGPSFAYKDGKWHPNTSVTFTGDPTPSTNVMADIQPNGSVLLQTGGETKMTDFKLFQNRPLPQDANPVQPDEVVTRLVQENIK, from the coding sequence ATGCGTCTTTTCTCCGCCACAGCCGTCGTTTGCGCCGCCCTGTTCTCCGGAACCACTCTCCTGCATGCCCAGGAAGACCCGGAACTGCTGGCAAAACGCCAGTGCCGTTCCGTCCATGTCATGCAGCAGGGCCACCCGGCCCAGGCGAGCGCCCTGTACAATGAAGTGAAAGCCAAGACATCCGTTCCGGGCACCTACTTCTGCGCCATGAATTTTGACGACGGCTACATCGGCTTTCAGGAACAGTCCAACGGTAAAAAAGTCATCATCTTTTCCATCTGGGACCCGGTGGCCCATGGGGACAACCCCAACAGCGTGCCGGAAGAAGAGCGCACCAAACTGGTAAAGCTGGGTGAAAACGCGCGCTCCGGCCGCTTCGGCGGCGAAGGAACGGGCGGCCAGAGCTTCGTGGACTATCCCTGGACCGTCGGGGAAAACATGCGTTTCCTCGTCTGCGTCAAAAAGATGGGGAAATTCAAGGAAATCAGCGGCTACTACTTCAACAACAAGGACAAGTCCTGGGACCTCATTTCCAAATGGAAAACGCATTCCTCGGAAAAGGAACTTTCCTTCTCCGTCGGATTCGTGGAAGACTTCATGCGCAACTTTGAATCCGCCAAGAAAGCCCGCGGCGCCTTCTTCGGCCCCAGCTTCGCATACAAGGACGGCAAATGGCACCCCAACACCAGCGTGACGTTCACCGGCGATCCCACCCCCTCCACCAACGTCATGGCAGACATCCAGCCCAACGGTTCCGTTCTGCTCCAGACGGGCGGAGAAACAAAAATGACGGATTTCAAACTGTTCCAGAACCGTCCCCTGCCCCAGGATGCCAATCCTGTCCAGCCTGATGAAGTCGTCACCAGGCTCGTTCAGGAGAACATCAAATAA
- a CDS encoding NADH-quinone oxidoreductase subunit N, which yields MQAYIPEFILAGLAMLMPLAETFCKKTPKFVFGLIGAAGALAMLPFYMGGLYDNVYIILALVATAVTLLLSVDFRAVINLSSNDSKSQDGTGEFYILPLLACVGITSLCKASNLVELFVSLEVLTLSSFIMVGYFRRNLGSTEAGIKYLILGAVSTGFLVFGLAWYFGVTGTFIYDGAIVSHALAGQTAPAMYLALAMLLLGTAFKIGAVPMQLWIPDVYQGAPTPVTAFLSVASKVAGFALLNIILAPFAALPPVEFVVALMAAATLLVGNLGAIPQTNLKRMMGYSSIAQAGFILPLFIGTVDGRLAPNAPFYLAVYLVMTFGAFFALAMIRIQRGSEEISAFRGLGKTNPRLALAITIMFASLAGVPLTAGFFAKMISFVHVINTGLYLSWMLPVMIICAASGFYYYFKVIRSMYWDKPAEDADPVQVPVISGVMLAAFSIFIVLGGLMPLFLNPIR from the coding sequence ATGCAAGCGTATATTCCGGAATTCATCCTGGCCGGCCTGGCGATGCTTATGCCCCTGGCCGAGACCTTCTGCAAAAAGACGCCCAAATTCGTCTTCGGGCTGATTGGCGCGGCGGGTGCCCTGGCGATGCTCCCCTTCTACATGGGGGGACTCTATGACAACGTCTACATCATCCTGGCGCTTGTCGCCACGGCAGTCACCCTGCTGCTGTCCGTGGACTTCCGGGCCGTCATCAACCTCTCTTCCAACGACTCCAAGTCCCAGGACGGCACGGGGGAATTCTACATCCTTCCCCTGCTGGCCTGCGTGGGCATCACCTCCCTGTGCAAAGCCTCCAACCTGGTGGAACTGTTCGTCTCCCTAGAAGTGCTTACCCTGAGCTCCTTCATCATGGTGGGCTACTTCCGCCGGAACCTGGGCTCCACGGAAGCGGGCATCAAGTACCTGATTCTGGGCGCCGTCAGCACGGGCTTCCTCGTCTTCGGCCTGGCCTGGTACTTCGGCGTCACGGGAACCTTCATCTATGACGGAGCCATCGTCAGCCACGCGCTGGCGGGCCAGACGGCCCCCGCCATGTACCTGGCCCTCGCCATGCTGCTGCTCGGCACGGCCTTCAAAATCGGCGCGGTTCCCATGCAATTGTGGATTCCGGACGTATACCAGGGCGCACCCACTCCGGTGACGGCTTTCCTTTCCGTAGCCTCCAAGGTGGCCGGCTTCGCCCTGCTCAACATCATTCTGGCTCCCTTCGCCGCATTGCCCCCCGTTGAATTCGTCGTGGCCCTGATGGCTGCGGCTACGCTGCTGGTGGGCAACCTGGGCGCCATTCCGCAGACCAACCTGAAGCGCATGATGGGTTATTCCTCCATCGCGCAGGCCGGCTTCATCCTTCCCCTCTTCATCGGCACCGTGGATGGGCGGCTTGCCCCGAACGCCCCGTTCTACCTGGCCGTGTACCTGGTCATGACCTTCGGCGCCTTCTTCGCCCTCGCCATGATCCGCATCCAGCGCGGGAGCGAGGAAATCTCCGCCTTCCGCGGCCTGGGCAAGACCAATCCCCGGCTGGCCCTGGCCATCACCATCATGTTCGCCTCCCTGGCGGGCGTGCCTCTGACGGCCGGCTTCTTCGCCAAAATGATCTCCTTCGTGCACGTCATCAACACGGGCCTGTACCTGAGCTGGATGCTCCCCGTCATGATCATCTGCGCGGCCTCCGGCTTCTATTACTACTTCAAGGTCATCCGCTCCATGTACTGGGACAAGCCCGCAGAAGACGCGGACCCCGTACAGGTTCCCGTCATTTCCGGAGTGATGCTGGCGGCCTTCTCCATCTTCATCGTGCTGGGAGGCCTGATGCCCCTCTTCCTGAACCCCATCCGGTAG